The DNA window CTCGCGCTGACCCCGACCGAGTACAACAACACCATCGCGGACCTGCTCGGTTTTCCGCGGGACGGCGAGCGCTGGCCGCCGCGGCCGGCCCTGGCCGACACGCTGAGCCCGCGGCGCGCGGCGAGCAAGGGGGTCTTCCTGCCCCCGCCGCCGCCCCCGGTCTGGCCCTGGCGGTTTCCGTCCGAGCCGGGTGCGGGCGGCTTCGAGGGAATCGCGCAAGGGCAGAGCCCGTCGTCCTACCAGGTCGAGGAGCTGCACCTCGCGGCGATGCACTTCGCCTCGTTCACGCTGCTGTCGCCGACGTTCTTCGCCTGCGACGACCGGGCCGCGTTGTCGCCCGCCGAGCGGGAGGACTGCGCGTGGACCAGCATCGAACGGTTCGCCGGGCGCGCCTGGCGCCGGCCGCTCCGCGGCGGCGAGCGCGAGCGGATCGGAGCATTCTTGCGAACAAGTCTCGCGGCCCACCCGTTCGATGAGGCAGTCGCGCTCACGGTCGCCGGCATTCTGCAGTCGCCGGCGTTCCACTTCCGGCTCGAGCGGGGCGACACCGCCGGGGGCGGACCCACGGATTGGGAGCTGGCGACCCGCCTCTCCTACTTCCTCTGGGATTCGATGCCGGACGACGAGCTGTTCGCGGCCGCGGCGGCCGGTGAGCTGTCCACGCGGCGGGAGATCGAACGGCAGGCGCGACGGATGCTGGAGGATTCGAAGGCCCGGCCCGCCGTCGTCCATTTCCACAACCAGTGGCTCGGAACCGACGACGTGCTGCGCATCGCGCCCGCGCGCCGCGCCTTCGGGCCGCGCTTCGGCATCGAGCCGGAGCTGGAGACGGCGCGCGACGACGATGTCGAGTGGCCGACCGTCCTGGGACCGGTGCGGCACTCGCTGAAGCTGGAGACCGAGCTCTTCGTCGAGCAGACCATCTTCGACGGCGACGGCACGTTCACCGCCCTGATGACCGACCACCACGGCTACCTGTCGGACGCCACGGCGCCGATTTACGGCGCGGGCGCCACGCGACTCACCGACCGGCCGGCGGTGACCCGGCAGATCGAGTTCGTGGCGGCGTCCATCGGCCGGGAGAAACCGCTGCCGCTCTACGCGGCGGCGTTCCCGCCCGACCAACGGGCCGGGATCCTGACGCACCCTTCGGTCCTCGCCGTCGGCGCCTACGCCGTGCAGCCCGGGCCGATCCTGCGGGGCGTGCACGTGCTGGAGCGCATCGCCTGCACGGAGCTGGGAACACCGGTTCAGGGCGCCGAGACCGCGCTGCCGCTCGACTCGCTGGCGGTCGAGAGCACCAACCGCCAGCGAACCGCGGCCGCTACGGCTC is part of the Acidobacteriota bacterium genome and encodes:
- a CDS encoding DUF1592 domain-containing protein, with product MKSTATLALAVLLGATGFAQERARTSAAPDALARTPPLALTPTEYNNTIADLLGFPRDGERWPPRPALADTLSPRRAASKGVFLPPPPPPVWPWRFPSEPGAGGFEGIAQGQSPSSYQVEELHLAAMHFASFTLLSPTFFACDDRAALSPAEREDCAWTSIERFAGRAWRRPLRGGERERIGAFLRTSLAAHPFDEAVALTVAGILQSPAFHFRLERGDTAGGGPTDWELATRLSYFLWDSMPDDELFAAAAAGELSTRREIERQARRMLEDSKARPAVVHFHNQWLGTDDVLRIAPARRAFGPRFGIEPELETARDDDVEWPTVLGPVRHSLKLETELFVEQTIFDGDGTFTALMTDHHGYLSDATAPIYGAGATRLTDRPAVTRQIEFVAASIGREKPLPLYAAAFPPDQRAGILTHPSVLAVGAYAVQPGPILRGVHVLERIACTELGTPVQGAETALPLDSLAVESTNRQRTAAATAPPTCVSCHRRINPPGFAFEHYDALGAWRSHDNGQPVDASGSLTLPGGETFTFADAIDFVHQLAASDRVRDCYALHWTRYALGDRIDAGTPELRSIQQGFREHDSIEELLVSIAGSDLFRRGSTTQVRGAAR